DNA sequence from the Anthonomus grandis grandis chromosome 21, icAntGran1.3, whole genome shotgun sequence genome:
ctttttttataaaaatttttttttagcctctggagaagtttgaattttttttttagtcacttttgttcgcttataacaactcaccctgtataccgatctggcccaaaaagtatacagttcttaagcccccaccgacccttatgtcctaaaaatttcaagtcttttaaaggctttttatttgagttctcgcgtctgaaaggaatttgatccatttttttacgaatttttgactttgagaaagtaccgctccgtttggtggtaccggaaaaaaaaattgtttacggatccatcattcccaatgtattgagagaccctatgcaaaatttcatcgtttcgctagccatacagccaaagatatgaatttttatttcgaaaaaaacacgatttttcgggcccgacgtggcgtgcataatatagtctgcgactatataacaagtatagtcgcttcgctcctatacttttggtccgtggggaccagtttggaacctttaggtcttgtctgtgaatggctataaaggaattcttaaaaaaaaacaaaaattatcaggtgtaccgacgtttatatgccaaggaaagagatgaccagtggttggggtatcatgcttcgaagaaccataatttgttatatagtcgcgttgtgtgtcaatatactgtcttatatttcaaatatctggcaaaatatgttaattgtatcctaaataaagcatgaataccaaattacaacagaatcggaccaatagcaaaaaaagttacggtagtcacgtgacctgggctgaaactcaaatgtcagttatctgtcataaattattagttgtatcccaaataaaccataaataccaaattcagaaaaaagtTCCCATAAGGATCtctttattgaaatagaacaaacgggattttacgtcgatttgttttaatttttctttttattttaaaatgtaatagtaataaaaaaacaaaagaattgacaggaggagaatatgaaataaaagaaaccatcaacgaattgaatcgaagctatagaagccgagatattagtaaaaatgtgagaaaaacaaaagaaaactggttttttcccacggtatcattttttttcttaaaatgataaccgacaaattataatgtaagccctaagttggcaatatccattaaaaaaaacccaagaaaaaaaaattttttttttgctccaaaatcgaaaggggtatagccatgaaaaattttaaaaaaatggtttttatttttttataaataaaatataactctgacaactttttgtcttaaacaaaagttttcggaaatattacgaggtatccgtgcgttaaaacgaatcggttctagctattatacaatcggagaaaattgtaaaaaactattaaacctaaatatcgaaatatcaagagccctatggaaaaatttcaattttttatttttctatcttgtactactccaggataccttttaaaaaggttattatcgatttgactctaaaatgaacagaaaacctatttatttgcatttatcgattttcgaacaaaatccggcccaaaatgaaaatttttcaaaacatgctccaaattcaaaatttcttttttctggctaaagaccattcaaaaagtaatgaaaaagctttatgacaaaatttttcaaaatctataataatgctacaatattatgaaagaagataagttccctttaaagcctatgtattcgaaccgatgattttttaatgttttttaaaaaggcaaatttaagaaataatttaactaattaagataaaaggaatagggtaatacaaaatattatctataaatatataaatatctaatagtaaatttcaatcgaataggaaattttgataatcacgtgaccctaaaacttaatattttaaaattttgaaaaaaatcaacaattgcatcctaaataaaccccaaattccaaatttgaacccaatcggatcaatagcaaataagttatggaagtcacgtgactttaaaattcaatatgtcaaatttctgtcataatttattacttgcatcttaaataaagcccaaattccaaatttcaacccaatcggatcaatagcaaaagaattatcaaagtcacgtgactttaaaatataatttgacaattatctgttaaaatttattaattgtatcctaaataaagcataaataccaaatttgaacccaatcggactcatagcaaaaaagttacaatagtcacgtgacccggaagtgaaatgtcaaatatctgtcaaaaattaataattgcatcctaaataaagcccaaataccaaatttgaacccaatcagaccaatagcaaaaaagttacaatagtcacgtgacctggaagtcaaatggcaaatatctgtgaaaaattaataattgcatcctaaataaaccccaaataccaaatttcaagcaaatcggacaaataggaagaaagttaaggtagtcacgtgaccttaaaacatagtcatgtcaaatatctgttaaaatttcttaatcttatccgaaataggtactaggtaccaaatttcaaccaaatcgcaccaatagcaaaaaagttatgatacttgactaaccttaaaaatcaataatttcaaaatttttttatttatatcccaaaagcaatgtttaagaattgttaacatttattaataataaattaaatagtaaaaacttaccaaatatctaaattcttattttaaattaaatagatcattacgactgacccgtgtatatattcgaataattttagtaaaataatagggcaaatttcatttcgcctcaccccggtataaaaccactgactttttaaaaaaacggcatttttcgaagacgtcaaaatgtttgccgaattttcctggccgcaatacacaatttccccaattgatatgcacagattcggaaagcccattcattttctgattcggtgcttcctttccctgatcgtttccggttcattttcattcataattttacaaaaaacccaaccaagtcccggccacctgtcacgagcaaaaaatttgtatccaccatgcgtcaaagtattgtttccactagccatttcatcagagtttaggttgacacctccaattacctgcaaaaacgcaaaaaaatggacttttttcataaaatcgcatttttcgggtacttgtactatcgctggaaccctgaaattttagtatgtgttgtaaaacaaaatttcggatcctttagatgttgtttgatcctttcaccatgtacagggacgccgcaaatgaattaaacgcaaaaattcgaattgctcaaaacctattaaagttggaagattgtaattttacacaaatactggggttattaaagtatttaatccctgagaatataaatggtccaggtgccaccactaaaaagttattaaataaaatgtgattttcaggtcggaccttcatgggtaaagttcattattgctcgccctgtatggttcccaaaaatttcggttatatggcatatgaaaggtaaaggatgaagttattttttgaaaaaaaaatttttcccaaaataagtatcgtttggcggaaaatcccaaaaaactgaaaatgccagaactcgtaaaataaattttttacaaaaaaaagctccaagtatgtcaaatctcttataaaatgaagtcttttcgccgaaatactttttttataaaaatttttttttagcctctggagaagtttgaattttttttttagtcacttttgttcgcttataacaactcaccctgtataccgatctggcccaaaaagtatacagttcttaagcccccaccgacccttatgtcctaaaaatttaaagtcttttaaaggctttttatttgagttctcgcgtctgaaaggaatttgacccatttttttacgaatttttgactttgagacagtaccgctccgtttgatggtacccgaaaaaaaattcgtttacggatccatcattcccaatgtattgagagaccctatgccaaatttcatcgtttcgctagccatacagccaaagatatgaatttttatttccaaaaaaacacgatttttcgggcccgacgtggcgtgcataatatagtctgcgactatataacaagtatagtcgcttcgctcctatacttttggtccgtggggaccagtttggaacctttaggtcttgtttgtgaatggctataaaggaattcttaaaaaaaaaaaaccaaaattgtcaggtgtaccaacgtttatatgccaaggaaagagatgaccagtggttggggtatcatgcttcaaagaaccataatttgttatatagtcgcgttgtgttaGTATACtatcttatatttcaaatatctgtcgaagtatattaattgtattctaaataaagcctgaataccaaattcgaacagaatcggaccaatagctaaaaagttacggtagtcatgTGACCTAGGCTGACTCAAATGTCatttatctgtcataatttattcctTGTATCCTAAagaaaccataaataccaaattcagagagaagttcccataagggtctatttattgaaatagaacaaacagggattttacgtcgatttgttttaattttcctttttgttttgaaatataatagtaataaaatatcaaaagaattgacaggaggagaataagaaataaaagaaaccatcaacgaatcgaatcgaagctatagaagtcgagatattagtaaaaatgtgaaaaaaaataaaagaaaactcgttttttttccacggtaccattttttttcttaaaatgataattgacaaattataatgcaagccctaagttggcaatttccagtaaaaaaaacccaagaaaaaaaaattttttttttgctccaaaatcgaaaggggtatagccatgaaaaattgtgaaaaaatggtttttatttttttctaactaaactataactctaacaactttttgccttaaacaaaagttctagggaatattacgaggtattcgaatgttaaaactaattgattatagctatcacagattcggagaaaattgtaaaaaactataattcataaatatcgaattatcaagagccctatgaaaaaatttcatttttttatttttctatcaggtactacttcaggatacctttcaaaaaggttattatcgatttgactctcaaatgaacagaaaacctatttatttgcatttatcgattttcgaacaaaaccgggcccaaaattaaaattttttcaaaacatgctccaaattccaaatttcttttttctggctaaagaccattcaaaaaggaatgaaaaagcttaatgacaaaaattttcaaaatctataataatgctacaatattatgaaagaagataagttccctttaaagcatatccaaccgatgattttttaatttgtttttcaaaggCAAATCTAAGAATCTAAGTTAAAAGCAATAGGGtactacaaaatattatctataaatatatacatataatctaataggaaatttcaatcaaatcggacgaATACgaaggaaattttgatagtcacgtgacttaaaaacgcaatattttaaaaatttgtaaaaattcaataatggcatcctaataaaactctaaataccaaatttcaacccaatcggaacaatagcaaaagaattatgaaagtcacgtgactttaaaatataatttgtcaattatctgttaaaatttattaattgtatcctaaataaagcataaataccaaatctGAAcacaatcggactcatagcaaaaaagttacaatagtcacgtgacccggaagtcaaatgtcaaatatctgtgaaaaattcataattgcatcctaaataaaccccaaataccaaatttcaatcaaatcggacaaataggaagaaagttaaggtagtcacgtgaccttaaaacatagtcatgtcaaatatctgtaaaaatttattaatcttatccgaaataggtactaggtaccaaatttcaaccaaatcgcaccaataccaaaaaagttatgatactcgactaaccttaaaaatcaataatttcaaaaaatttttatttatatcccaaaagcaatgtttaagaattattaacatatattaataataaactaaatagtaaaaactcacctaatatctaaatttttattttaaattaaatagatcattacgactgacccgtgtatatattcgaataattttaataaaataatcgggcaaatttcatttcgtctcaccccggtataaaaccactgacttttcaaaaaaacggcatttttcgaagacgtcaaaatgtttgccgaattttcctggccgcaatacacaatttccccaattgatatgcacagattcggaaagcccattcattttctgattcggtgcttcctttccctgatcgtttccggttcattttcattcataattttacaaaaaacccaaccaagtcccggccacctgtcacgagcaaaaaatttgtatccaccatgcgtcaaagtattgttcccactagccatttcatcagagtttaggttgacacctccaattacctgcaaaaacgcaaaaaaatggacttttttcataaaatcgcatttttcgggtacttgtactatcgctggaaccttgaaattttagtatgtgttgtaaaacaaaatttcggatcctttagatgttgtttgatcttttcaccatatacagggacgcggcaaatgaattaaacgcgaaaattcgaattgctcagaacctattaaagttggaagattgtaattttacacaaataatggggttattaaagtatttaaggcctgagaatataaataatCCAGGtgccactacgaaaaagttattaaataaaatgtgatttttgagtcggaccttcatgggtaaagttcattattgctcgccctgtatggttcccaaaaatttcggttatctggcatatgaaaggtaaaagatgaagttattttttgaaaaaaaaatttttcgcaAAATAAGTATTGTTTGGCGGGAAatctcaaaaaactgaaaatgccagaactcgtaaaataaattttttacaaaaaaaagctccaagtatgtcaaatctcttataaaatgaagtattttcgccgaaacactttttttataaaaatttttttttagcttctagagaagtttgaaatttttttttagtcacttttatTCGCTTATAATAACTcgccctgtataccgatctggcccaaaaagtatacagctcttaagcccccaccgacccttatgtccttaaaatttcaagtcgtttaaaagctttttatttgagttctcgcgtctgaaaggaatttgacccgtttttttacgaatttttgactttgagacagtaccgctccgtttggtggtacccgaaaaaaaattcgtttacggatccatcattcccaatgtattgagagaccctatgcaaaatttcatcgtttcgctagccatacagccaaagatatgaatttttatttccaaaaaaacacgatttttcgggcccgacgtggcgtgcataatatagtctgcgactatataacaagtatagtcgcttcgctcctatacttttggtccgtggggaccagtttggaacctttaggacttgtcagtgatgggccttagaggatttcttaaaaaaaatcgcaaattatcaggtgtacttaggtgagtcggggaggctaacgtttatctgccaaggaaagagaggaccagttgttggggtatcatgcttcaaagaaccataatttgttatatagtcgcgttgtgtgtcttatatttcaaatatctgtaaatgaaataaatcaaaataaggAAAGAAGCTGCACGAATAAATGAATTGAACTCGATTCTTATATTTTAACCAGAACAAAGTTTTGATCGCCCCTGTAGTATGGAATCGAGGTTATTTCATTTAATGCTCTCTTAGAAACAATACAATACAAACAGTAACTTTAATTGAACGATACAAACAGCGTCCCTAACGaccattttttgagttttatttgagttttattCGCCATGAACGTTGATGAAATAGCACAAAGTTTGGAGGCGCTTATGGAGTTTACACCGGTAAGAATTAATTTagactatattttaaataagtgaattgttatattttattgaatatctaGTCAGAACCTCAGGGGAgaaaacccaacccaacccaacccaacccgaaccaacccacccaacccaacccgaaccaacccacccaacccaacccgaaccaacccacccaacccaaccagaaccaacccacccaacccaacccgaaCCAAcgcaacccaacccaacccaataaTCGTAAGTATAAAATTCTCTGGAATACtgacaattttcttttcatttgcCACAGAAAACGAAAGATTtcaaatcttttattttgttacagaGGAAAATTACAATAGGTGGAGGCAAAGGGGAAGGAACTGGAGGAAGAAAAGGCTGGAACGACAGCACGAGCAATCGGCTCTTCATAAACAGAgtaatatataacttttttatattaattttctttttaaatttatatagattaaggtttgttatatattattttttttagaagtattACTGTCGGTAGTAACCGACGCCATGGCCTCTGTGGCCTCCGCCGTGCTAAAGCACACGGCAGAAACCACTACAGGTTACAGGCGAGGGGGCTTTAGGAGGGGCCGAGGTCGTGGCAGAGGAAGGGTAgaataagttttatattttatagtattttttattttatagttacATTGATAGTATATAAGTTATAGATATATAGAGTAGATAGTATaagttgttattttaattttttttaaataaagatagaATAAGTTTTAGTTGTAGATTAATAGTATATAAGTTATAGATATGTAGAGTAGATAGTATAAGttgttatgttttaatttttttaaataaaaaaaatgaaaaaaaaaaaagtttattatttgtacTGGATTGCCTGTGTAATACTAAAAGTGAAAGTCTTTTGAGAAAAGTGTGAAAgggttttttaactttaataatatcCTAAAGGCAGGCTACAGACTGCGCTATATCTGTGTTATACTTGTATATTacttattgaattaaattaaacgctataaaaaatcttagaacattgaaatcCTTTCAATGTTAGAACATTGAAaacctttcaatgttctaagttgaAAATACACAAATGTTCACAATAGCTTTCAATTTCTCattagcaaataaataaaaaatccattaaaatttatttttttttgtagtaagcAAGTGGAAAGTTTCTATAGATAATTTTAACTCATACTTACTACTGGTAAGAGATGTGTTGATAAATGattgaatagtttttattttttaaaaaagagtcTCAAAGAAGTTTTTCCGTTAGTTGTTCTGTAATATATCTGAgtgaacaaaatataaaaataaaatgtttgtgaTATTTAAACATCATAAATCTAGAGCTTCCATGGAAgatcatttatatatttgtatatgtGATGTTCATTGGTGTTTCTGAAATGCAATAAAACTCTATAGTAATAACacgtatatattatatataattatatcttaacaaaatataaaaatattgatattggaATCACAAACAAAAAGTATTAAGAATTAAAATCTACTGTATTCGAAATTGGTTATTTGtaatctattatttaatttttagtcaaaCCTTAGGCTTCATAAGTTGACAGCGAAAgggaaaataattattacgaCAACAAtgagaaaatgtaattataaaattatctagaattatgaaattttttactccattttatttctctctTCAGAAACACTAGTATTGGTAAATTCTTCTGCGGCGGCCTCTGCTAATATAGTATGTGTAGCCGTCGGATAAGGGTAGGGTGTCGAGGAGGCGGGTATAGGGCATATATTTCTCTCGTAGGttcttttttctgtaataattagacaattaattttaaaaaattatatgaaagcAACGTTGTACCTATATTCTCCACAGGTTGGCAGTCTATTTTTGGAAAGAGCGGTACCAGAGTTGTATCAAAGTAGTAATATAGTCATCAATCTTAATTTcctaaatacaatataaaaaagattgtatggttaaaaaaaaataaatattaaattactatgACAAAACATTTGTCACAATCAGAAGATAATGTTGctaaaaaaggaattttatttgtttaagaaTCATCCAGGACTTGAGAGGCACTTGTCAGAgcgaaaatcagttttttgtaaATCGCGAATTAATTACATCaactttctctaaaaaattcttaataaattaacataataatatct
Encoded proteins:
- the LOC126748068 gene encoding sporozoite surface protein 2-like, which produces MNVDEIAQSLEALMEFTPSEPQGRKPNPTQPNPNQPTQPNPNQPTQPNPNQPTQPNQNQPTQPNPNQRNPTQPNNQENYNRWRQRGRNWRKKRLERQHEQSALHKQKVLLSVVTDAMASVASAVLKHTAETTTGYRRGGFRRGRGRGRGRVE